The Drosophila innubila isolate TH190305 chromosome 3R unlocalized genomic scaffold, UK_Dinn_1.0 2_E_3R, whole genome shotgun sequence genome has a segment encoding these proteins:
- the LOC117791937 gene encoding putative defense protein 3 — protein MASLVNWYCNRRLVQATCSLLLLQLLVGVTGFPDGAPADTCVKQRANQPNHGKARSQPAHTNPFEVVASTQTYHPGQEVSVVIYPQDQHATKTFRGFFLQARDANSNEWIGEWVQSDNTKTIPECSAITHSDNRDKLGAKLIWKAPQNKRGNVYFTGTVLQDYGNFWSEIVGKVQAES, from the exons ATGGCGAGTCTTGTGAATTGGTATTGCAATCGCAGGCTTGTTCAGGCCACATGttcgctgcttctgctgcaactgttggtCGGAGTTACAGGCTTTCCGGATGGAGCGCCGGCGGATACGTGTGTAAAGCAGCGTGCCAATCAGCCTAATCATGGCAAAGCGCGCTCCCAGCCGGCGCATACAAATCCATTTGAGGTGGTGGCCAGCACACAGACCTATCATCCCGGCCAAGAAGTCTCGGTGGTCATTTATCCGCAGGATCAACACGCAACCAAAACATTCCGCGGCTTCTTTCTGCAGGCGCGTGATGCCAATTCTAATGAATGGATTGGTGAATGGGTGCAGAGCGATAACACCAAGACTATACCGGAGTGCTCCGCAATAACGCACTCGGATAATCGTGATAAGTTGGGCGCTAAGCTAATATGGAAGGCGCCGCAGAATAAACGAGGCAATGTCTATTTTAC CGGCACTGTGCTACAAGATTACGGCAACTTCTGGAGCGAAATCGTTGGCAAGGTGCAAGCGGAGTCATAA